In Pseudobacter ginsenosidimutans, the following are encoded in one genomic region:
- a CDS encoding T9SS type A sorting domain-containing protein: MRSILLLLCICGMMHSPQAQQLSVYGGGQMVLTSANQLSWSGLTLIPSTDFNFNSQLEQSASTVNSFPSTYIQRVFRFAPTSSNYNGIIRLSYLDGELNGLDENTLQLFINNGSGWLGFPASISDPAQNYLQADGISNRPLEEILLAAGTALPLKWGSASVSREGNFIRIKWTTKQEIDVSHFDIERSTNASNWHMSITGIPARNNLFESKYEATDNPGIQGRLYYRIRQTDKDGRSSLSKILVAPGEYEAAHLTITPNPAKGYFLVGTEDISGLSGIQLFSNSGKLLHTWNGGQYQYQLPSIAAGSYVLRFRFADGSYQTRKLQVR; this comes from the coding sequence ATGAGAAGCATTCTTTTGTTGCTCTGCATTTGCGGCATGATGCATTCACCGCAGGCCCAACAGCTATCAGTATATGGTGGAGGACAAATGGTCCTTACATCCGCCAATCAACTTTCCTGGTCAGGCCTCACATTGATCCCTTCCACCGATTTCAATTTCAATAGCCAGCTGGAGCAATCCGCCTCAACAGTGAATAGCTTTCCTTCAACGTATATTCAACGGGTGTTCCGTTTTGCCCCAACCAGCAGCAATTATAATGGCATTATCCGATTGAGTTATCTCGATGGAGAACTGAACGGACTGGATGAAAACACCCTTCAGTTATTTATTAACAATGGCTCGGGCTGGCTGGGCTTTCCGGCTTCCATCTCAGACCCCGCACAAAACTACCTGCAGGCAGATGGTATCAGCAACAGGCCGTTGGAAGAGATCCTGCTGGCCGCGGGTACGGCGCTCCCTTTGAAATGGGGCTCAGCTTCCGTTTCGCGCGAAGGTAATTTCATCCGGATCAAATGGACTACAAAGCAGGAGATCGATGTCAGCCATTTCGATATAGAAAGAAGTACCAATGCAAGCAACTGGCATATGTCCATTACCGGTATACCTGCCAGGAACAACTTGTTTGAATCGAAGTATGAGGCAACTGACAATCCCGGCATTCAGGGAAGACTGTACTACCGGATACGGCAAACCGATAAAGATGGCCGCTCCTCCCTTTCGAAGATACTGGTGGCTCCCGGAGAATATGAAGCCGCACATCTCACCATCACGCCTAATCCGGCAAAAGGATATTTCCTGGTGGGTACCGAAGATATTTCCGGATTGTCTGGCATCCAGCTTTTCAGCAATTCCGGAAAACTGCTGCATACCTGGAACGGTGGACAATATCAATATCAACTCCCTTCTATTGCAGCAGGAAGTTATGTTCTCAGATTCCGGTTTGCAGATGGATCTTATCAAACCAGAAAATTGCAGGTCCGGTAA
- a CDS encoding tail fiber domain-containing protein, with protein MLTTILHAYSGMRQKMLFSIFTLFCISPFVAMAQIPDTLLAVRTSALETRLGLHVNGAFYLGGTFNPNIGAPLPPIEGPGTRLFWYPEKSAFRAGTIDGTQWDDANIGTHSLAIGENTRASADNAVALGRYCTAAQINSFAIGDQNTASGAASVAMGYHAHTNARQGSFVFGDRSTIDTIRAGVNHSASWRVSGGFRIFTSSNLSTGVTIQSGTNVSNWGQSNAVISTYTGAMLSTGGVWQNSSDVNRKHHFENISGETILQQLRSIPIQKWSYKSEDENIRHIGPTAQDFYAAFQLGSDEKGIGTVDADGIALAAVQALDTRTQDQTASIKALQKENEHLRSRLDAMENKAASNNASLPQITILIIAGMALGALLLKYRSRKSA; from the coding sequence ATGCTAACAACTATTCTGCATGCATATAGCGGCATGCGTCAAAAAATGCTTTTTTCAATTTTTACACTTTTTTGCATTTCTCCTTTTGTTGCAATGGCGCAAATACCAGACACGCTTCTGGCTGTTCGCACCAGTGCTCTGGAAACCAGGCTGGGCCTGCATGTGAACGGAGCTTTTTACCTCGGCGGGACCTTCAACCCCAACATTGGAGCGCCTCTTCCTCCAATAGAAGGACCTGGAACGAGGCTGTTCTGGTATCCTGAGAAATCCGCTTTCCGTGCAGGTACCATCGATGGCACACAATGGGATGATGCCAATATCGGCACTCATTCCCTGGCCATCGGAGAGAACACACGCGCCAGCGCCGATAATGCTGTTGCCCTCGGCCGATATTGCACTGCAGCCCAGATCAACAGCTTTGCTATCGGGGATCAAAACACCGCCTCAGGAGCCGCTTCCGTGGCTATGGGCTATCATGCCCATACCAATGCCAGGCAGGGCAGTTTCGTATTCGGAGACCGCTCCACAATAGACACCATCCGCGCAGGCGTGAACCATTCCGCCAGTTGGCGCGTATCAGGCGGCTTCAGGATCTTCACGTCCTCTAACCTCAGTACAGGGGTAACCATTCAATCAGGCACCAACGTTAGCAACTGGGGACAATCCAACGCAGTGATCTCCACTTACACCGGCGCTATGCTCAGCACCGGAGGCGTATGGCAGAACTCTTCAGACGTGAATCGCAAACATCATTTCGAAAACATCTCGGGAGAGACCATCCTGCAGCAATTACGTTCCATTCCCATTCAAAAATGGAGCTACAAATCAGAGGATGAGAACATCCGCCATATCGGCCCCACTGCACAGGATTTCTATGCAGCCTTTCAGTTAGGCTCAGACGAAAAAGGGATTGGCACGGTTGATGCAGATGGCATTGCCCTCGCTGCCGTACAGGCGCTGGACACCCGTACTCAGGATCAAACTGCCAGCATAAAAGCATTGCAAAAAGAGAACGAACATTTGCGCAGCAGGCTGGACGCAATGGAAAACAAGGCTGCCAGCAACAATGCCAGTTTACCGCAGATCACAATATTGATCATTGCCGGTATGGCCCTGGGCGCCCTACTGTTGAAATACCGCAGTAGAAAATCTGCCTGA
- a CDS encoding SDR family NAD(P)-dependent oxidoreductase, with amino-acid sequence MSYTFNNKAALITGANRGLGLELSRQLNKKGYFVFMGVRDLEKGKIALQTLTNPDYASLLLLDVSDPASVGSAVKQLDQTGYPLQILVNNAGVMMDGDVMKDSTTEIGPEQLRKTFDTNFFGLVELTNQVLPSLLQTPDARILNISSDMGSLQLHARQHPLARTFAYNASKAALNMYTIHLANALRDKNVKVNAVHPGWVKTDMGSEYAPLEIPDAVTAIVDFLLKDDLPTGKFVFRGEEIEW; translated from the coding sequence ATGAGCTATACTTTCAATAATAAGGCGGCACTGATCACTGGCGCCAACCGCGGACTGGGACTGGAGCTCAGCAGACAACTCAATAAAAAGGGATATTTTGTTTTCATGGGAGTAAGGGATCTGGAGAAAGGAAAAATAGCTTTGCAGACGTTAACAAATCCCGATTATGCATCACTGTTATTGCTGGATGTATCAGATCCTGCTTCAGTGGGCAGCGCAGTGAAACAATTGGATCAAACTGGCTACCCTTTACAGATACTCGTCAACAACGCAGGTGTGATGATGGATGGCGATGTGATGAAAGACTCTACCACAGAGATAGGACCTGAACAACTGCGGAAAACTTTCGATACCAATTTCTTTGGACTGGTGGAACTGACCAACCAGGTATTGCCTTCTTTATTACAAACCCCGGATGCCCGCATACTGAATATCTCCAGTGATATGGGCTCATTGCAATTGCATGCACGGCAGCATCCATTGGCCCGCACTTTTGCTTATAATGCCAGCAAGGCTGCACTGAATATGTATACCATTCACCTGGCAAATGCGCTGAGGGATAAAAATGTAAAAGTGAACGCTGTTCATCCCGGCTGGGTGAAAACGGATATGGGAAGTGAATATGCTCCTTTGGAAATCCCGGATGCAGTGACGGCCATAGTGGATTTTTTGTTGAAGGATGATCTGCCTACAGGGAAGTTTGTGTTCAGAGGGGAGGAAATTGAGTGGTAA
- a CDS encoding helix-turn-helix domain-containing protein — translation MRKEKCAFMEDNTLVLQVLGRFTLETAHQKISMGSGQMMLIRKNQLGELTKTPEDAQGYQTIVIRLKEDLLRKIALEEQIVIEQKYTGPSNMLIPGSDFLHAFFQSTLPYVRHPEKKITTDVGMLKIKEAVYLLLDAMPELREFLFDFSEPHKIDLEKFMHTNFHYNIPVEQFARLTGRSLAGFKRDFQKTFGIPPRQWLLEKRLSEARYLIEKKNRKPSAIYLDLGFESLSHFSHSFKKKFGRAPTEWLVQE, via the coding sequence ATGAGAAAAGAGAAATGTGCGTTCATGGAGGACAATACACTTGTATTGCAGGTCCTCGGCCGGTTTACCCTGGAAACTGCCCACCAGAAGATATCGATGGGCAGTGGTCAGATGATGCTGATACGAAAGAATCAGCTGGGTGAGCTTACCAAAACACCCGAAGATGCACAAGGTTATCAAACCATTGTTATCCGTCTGAAAGAGGACCTGCTCAGAAAAATTGCTCTTGAGGAACAAATTGTGATTGAGCAAAAATATACTGGTCCTTCCAACATGCTGATCCCCGGAAGTGATTTCCTGCATGCGTTTTTTCAATCGACACTGCCGTATGTGCGTCATCCGGAAAAGAAGATAACCACAGATGTAGGCATGCTTAAAATAAAAGAGGCTGTATACCTGCTTTTGGATGCCATGCCGGAACTAAGGGAATTCCTGTTCGATTTTTCCGAACCGCATAAGATCGATCTGGAAAAATTCATGCACACTAATTTTCATTATAATATCCCTGTTGAACAATTCGCAAGACTCACAGGCAGAAGCCTTGCCGGGTTCAAGCGCGATTTTCAAAAAACATTCGGAATACCACCACGGCAATGGTTACTTGAAAAACGCTTATCTGAAGCCAGGTACCTGATAGAAAAAAAGAACAGGAAACCATCAGCCATTTATCTCGACCTTGGCTTTGAAAGCCTGTCGCATTTCTCGCATTCATTCAAAAAGAAATTCGGCAGAGCGCCAACGGAGTGGCTGGTGCAGGAGTGA
- a CDS encoding aldo/keto reductase, protein MITKIALGKNGPLVSKLGLGCMRMSSIWGGETNDENESIATIQSALDNGINFLNTGDFYGSGHNELLVGKAVKGRRDDAFISVKFGAVFDGGRLLGLDLRPMSIRNFINYSLVRLGIDTIDLYQPCRLDNSVPMEDVIGTVADLIREGKVKYLGVSEITADQLRKANSIHPVTALEIGYSLADRQIESDLLPVAKELGIGVVAFANTAEGLLTGAMKAPLPANSYLNHFSRFQGENLIKNLEKVEILKQMAKEKGYTPAQLAIAWVNLQDSDIMPLVSMSRRSRLPENLQAMEITFSPDELNMLNTAFAPGAILGSTYLQR, encoded by the coding sequence ATGATAACAAAGATAGCTTTAGGTAAGAACGGACCACTTGTGTCGAAGCTCGGATTAGGATGTATGCGCATGTCTTCCATCTGGGGTGGTGAAACGAATGATGAGAATGAAAGCATCGCCACCATTCAATCAGCACTTGACAATGGCATCAATTTTCTGAACACCGGGGATTTCTATGGCAGTGGCCATAATGAGCTGCTGGTAGGAAAAGCCGTCAAAGGCAGAAGGGACGATGCATTCATCAGCGTAAAATTTGGAGCTGTTTTTGATGGCGGTCGTTTACTTGGATTGGACCTTCGTCCCATGTCAATCAGGAACTTCATCAATTATTCCCTTGTAAGATTGGGCATAGACACCATCGATCTCTATCAACCCTGCAGACTCGACAACAGTGTTCCAATGGAAGATGTGATCGGAACCGTTGCCGATCTTATCAGGGAAGGGAAAGTGAAGTATCTCGGAGTGTCTGAAATAACTGCCGATCAACTGCGTAAAGCAAATAGTATTCACCCGGTAACAGCACTCGAAATTGGCTATTCGCTGGCGGACCGCCAGATAGAAAGCGACCTGCTTCCTGTTGCCAAAGAACTTGGCATCGGTGTAGTGGCATTTGCCAATACTGCAGAAGGACTGCTAACCGGCGCCATGAAAGCGCCGCTTCCTGCCAATTCTTATCTTAATCATTTTTCCCGTTTCCAGGGTGAGAACCTGATTAAGAATTTGGAAAAAGTGGAAATATTGAAACAAATGGCAAAAGAGAAAGGTTACACACCGGCACAGCTGGCCATTGCCTGGGTGAACCTGCAGGACAGTGATATTATGCCATTGGTTAGCATGAGCCGCAGATCAAGACTGCCGGAGAATCTTCAGGCTATGGAAATCACATTCAGTCCTGATGAATTGAATATGCTCAATACAGCATTTGCTCCAGGTGCAATTTTAGGCAGTACCTATCTACAGCGATAA
- a CDS encoding SRPBCC family protein, giving the protein MSNNSVSLHRVIKTSPEKVYRAFTEAAAMASWLPPYGFLCTVHEMKVEKGGTFKMSFQNFSTGNSHSFGGEYLELKPNEFLKYTDKFDDPNLPGEMITTVSLSKNIAGTEIKITQEGIPAVIPVEMCYLGWQESLEKLAKLVEPEIPDA; this is encoded by the coding sequence ATGTCCAATAATTCTGTTTCATTACACAGGGTAATAAAAACATCGCCTGAAAAAGTATACCGTGCATTTACGGAAGCTGCTGCAATGGCTTCCTGGTTACCTCCCTACGGATTTCTTTGTACTGTTCACGAAATGAAAGTGGAGAAAGGCGGTACTTTTAAAATGTCTTTTCAGAATTTTTCAACCGGCAACAGCCATTCATTCGGAGGAGAATACCTCGAACTCAAGCCGAATGAATTTTTGAAATACACTGATAAGTTCGACGATCCCAATCTGCCGGGTGAAATGATCACTACTGTGTCGCTCAGCAAGAATATTGCCGGTACGGAAATAAAGATCACCCAGGAGGGAATTCCTGCTGTGATCCCGGTTGAAATGTGTTACCTGGGTTGGCAGGAATCGCTGGAGAAGCTGGCTAAACTGGTAGAGCCAGAAATTCCGGATGCTTGA
- a CDS encoding GNAT family N-acetyltransferase — translation MHKYNYTIRREKPSDIGAIDQVTKSAFASAAYSSGTESFIIKALRANGQLAVSLVAEEEGVLIGHIAISPVTISSGSEGWFGLGPVSVIPSRQGAGVGSGLIRAAIDALKELHASGCVVLGEPSYYGRFGFRSDARLQYLHAPAEYFQIQSFAGKIPEGIVEYDDSFNVTS, via the coding sequence ATGCACAAATACAATTATACTATCAGGAGGGAGAAACCTTCTGATATCGGGGCAATCGATCAGGTAACTAAATCTGCGTTTGCCTCCGCAGCATATAGCAGTGGAACGGAATCTTTCATCATAAAAGCCTTGCGCGCAAATGGTCAACTGGCCGTTTCTCTGGTAGCAGAGGAGGAGGGAGTATTGATAGGGCATATTGCCATATCGCCTGTAACCATTTCTTCAGGAAGTGAAGGCTGGTTTGGACTTGGCCCCGTATCTGTGATACCTTCCAGGCAGGGGGCTGGTGTGGGTTCTGGCCTGATCCGGGCCGCCATTGATGCATTGAAGGAGCTGCATGCATCCGGCTGTGTAGTGCTGGGTGAGCCTTCTTATTATGGCCGGTTCGGATTCAGGAGCGATGCCCGTCTGCAGTACCTGCATGCTCCCGCCGAGTATTTCCAGATACAATCATTTGCAGGAAAGATACCAGAGGGGATTGTTGAATATGATGATAGTTTCAATGTCACCAGCTGA
- a CDS encoding AAA family ATPase: MRIAVVGAHRVGKSTLAEEVLANLPGYTLEMEPYYQLESSGYEFSEIPTAEDFIEQFNYSARLVSKSEGNVIFDRCIIDILAYLHVIDPELNIQLLFETAQTVMAEIDLLVFVPIEEPDLIPDHQTDLPKLRRLVNDLLHDWIWDLGIEAIEVSGTLLNRRDQVLAKIS; encoded by the coding sequence ATGAGAATTGCAGTAGTTGGTGCTCACCGGGTTGGCAAATCAACCCTGGCGGAAGAAGTTTTGGCGAATCTTCCCGGATATACACTCGAAATGGAACCATACTATCAACTGGAATCATCAGGATATGAATTCTCAGAAATTCCTACTGCTGAGGATTTTATTGAACAGTTTAATTATTCGGCCAGGCTGGTCTCCAAAAGCGAAGGCAATGTGATATTTGACAGGTGTATCATTGATATTTTAGCCTATCTGCATGTTATCGATCCCGAATTGAATATTCAATTGCTATTTGAAACAGCCCAAACTGTTATGGCTGAAATCGACCTGCTCGTATTTGTTCCAATAGAAGAACCGGATCTGATACCAGACCATCAGACAGATCTGCCAAAACTCAGAAGGCTGGTTAATGATTTATTGCATGACTGGATTTGGGATTTGGGTATAGAGGCGATTGAAGTGAGCGGTACCTTACTGAACCGCAGAGACCAGGTTCTCGCTAAGATTTCATGA
- a CDS encoding RNA polymerase sigma factor, which produces MESKDQNAELLNALKTTDRRKGVELVFKQYYSEMVDYAWNITGARKLAEDVVMEVFLRLLQKEFNFENINNLKAYLMITVRNSCFATLESEEKRQKRQQEAESSISNLESLDLDRIDASVTHLIYSEIESLPARARTIFILKTFNRFSYDEIAERMGISSKTAKNQYFIALAKLRTSFLKRNIVLHLLVSLSGFLHHFLLLITGSTHLFIK; this is translated from the coding sequence TTGGAAAGCAAGGATCAAAACGCGGAACTATTGAATGCTTTGAAAACAACAGACCGCCGGAAAGGGGTGGAGCTGGTTTTCAAGCAGTATTACAGTGAAATGGTGGATTATGCCTGGAATATCACAGGCGCCAGGAAGTTGGCGGAAGACGTGGTAATGGAAGTGTTTCTCCGCCTGTTGCAAAAAGAATTCAATTTTGAAAACATCAATAACCTTAAAGCATACCTGATGATTACCGTCAGGAATTCCTGTTTTGCTACCCTGGAATCGGAGGAAAAAAGACAGAAGCGGCAACAGGAGGCCGAGAGCAGTATCAGCAACCTGGAATCCCTGGATCTTGACCGCATCGATGCCAGTGTTACCCATCTTATCTATTCAGAGATCGAGAGCCTTCCCGCCAGGGCCAGGACCATCTTCATCCTGAAAACTTTCAACAGGTTCAGTTACGATGAAATTGCCGAAAGAATGGGCATTAGTTCCAAAACGGCGAAGAACCAGTATTTTATTGCCCTGGCGAAACTCCGCACCAGCTTTCTGAAAAGGAATATTGTGCTTCATTTACTTGTTTCTTTATCCGGGTTCCTGCACCATTTTCTGCTGTTGATAACCGGCAGCACCCATCTTTTTATAAAATAA
- a CDS encoding FecR family protein, translated as MNREEIEERLTELLVKQLRNELTDAESAELEGYCSLSPLIRQFADKWKDENYVNKRMQRKTEIDTAAAWKEFSERSGTVQMPMVRRFMKNRWVMAASLTGLIAIGAFFLIRSGEKQNVGPIVKEIPANEILPAKGNVVLTLADGKTISLGQGKNGTTVATQGNNELISKDNELVYDPKGEKYTGTFMMNTVSTGYSSLYKLQLSDGTRVWLNAQSVLKYPAGFTGNERRVELWGEGYFEVTADSKRPFYVTTANADIKVLGTRFDVNAYDSAKKIVLIEGAVNVVANGIHKTLRPGQLATVKPEGGIEVSRSADENHVLAWVNEKFSFQDAAIEDIMKELRRHYEIGEVEYSGKIDAKFNGSIARGLPLTEVLRIFSSTGYVQFNIRDKKIIVKP; from the coding sequence ATGAACAGAGAAGAAATCGAAGAGAGGCTGACCGAGTTGCTTGTGAAGCAATTGAGAAATGAATTGACGGATGCTGAATCAGCTGAACTGGAAGGTTACTGTTCGCTAAGTCCGCTGATAAGGCAATTTGCAGATAAATGGAAAGATGAAAACTATGTAAATAAAAGGATGCAGCGGAAAACAGAGATCGATACAGCTGCTGCCTGGAAGGAGTTTTCGGAAAGGTCAGGTACTGTTCAGATGCCAATGGTCCGGAGATTTATGAAGAACAGATGGGTGATGGCCGCTTCCCTGACAGGACTGATAGCTATCGGTGCATTTTTCCTGATCCGTTCAGGAGAAAAACAAAATGTGGGACCGATAGTGAAAGAGATTCCTGCCAATGAAATCCTCCCCGCTAAAGGCAATGTAGTTCTTACGCTTGCAGATGGTAAAACCATTTCATTGGGCCAGGGAAAAAATGGGACCACAGTTGCCACGCAGGGAAATAATGAGCTGATCAGTAAAGACAACGAACTGGTGTATGATCCGAAAGGAGAAAAATATACCGGCACATTCATGATGAATACTGTGTCAACAGGTTATTCAAGTCTTTATAAACTGCAGCTGTCCGATGGTACCAGGGTTTGGTTGAATGCCCAGTCCGTATTGAAGTATCCTGCAGGTTTTACAGGTAATGAGCGGCGCGTTGAGTTGTGGGGCGAAGGGTATTTTGAAGTTACAGCCGATAGCAAAAGACCTTTCTATGTTACAACTGCCAATGCCGATATAAAAGTGTTGGGTACGCGCTTTGACGTGAATGCTTATGATTCCGCAAAGAAAATTGTTTTGATTGAAGGTGCAGTGAATGTAGTTGCCAATGGGATACATAAAACACTCCGTCCTGGTCAGTTGGCAACCGTAAAGCCAGAGGGCGGTATTGAAGTGAGCAGATCAGCTGATGAAAATCATGTGCTGGCCTGGGTAAATGAAAAGTTCAGTTTCCAGGATGCGGCCATTGAAGATATCATGAAAGAGCTTCGAAGGCATTATGAGATCGGGGAAGTGGAGTACAGTGGAAAAATAGATGCAAAGTTCAACGGGTCAATCGCAAGAGGACTTCCCCTCACAGAAGTGTTGCGCATCTTTTCTTCCACCGGTTATGTGCAGTTCAATATCCGGGATAAGAAAATAATTGTTAAGCCTTAA
- a CDS encoding TlpA family protein disulfide reductase, with the protein MRTIILISLVAAFIQLSANAQTSSNPFADMEKRNVQTYTVGDKVPVLEFRNLVNYPKAHTKSDDPDLKGKIIILDFWERGCSACVRAFPKLEKLQEKYKDRLQVITVTSQSPEEDVLGYLKKLSITKDVKLPIVIRDEMLHKQFPYEFISHVVWIGADRTVKAITGTEHFTEENVLEMLNKETVDWPVKIDIIGFDPNKPFFDFANENVKSPSLKLFSAFTGPVPGVEPLARIANDSVSQVKVINAFNTPLLDLCKASIKGEITGDWDMKEVKFEGADLARYDYRNTNGNNWVAKGVSTNIFTYTATVPLSYNEEQIRQYIRKDLSRWLEAALGIRVRRDTLQVPTLVIIKKDETNPFVVQENENRFEIREAGEKGYQFVNFSLADLVNHFNATDEKYYMADESGVNVHARATMELPVSAHTDVADLKKALARYGLDIIETTQARLMYVITEEK; encoded by the coding sequence ATGAGAACGATTATTCTTATATCGTTAGTTGCTGCATTCATACAATTGAGTGCAAATGCACAAACCAGCAGCAATCCATTTGCCGATATGGAAAAAAGGAATGTGCAAACCTATACCGTAGGTGATAAAGTTCCGGTGCTGGAATTCAGGAACCTGGTTAATTACCCTAAAGCACATACGAAGTCTGATGACCCTGATCTCAAAGGGAAGATCATCATCCTTGATTTTTGGGAAAGAGGCTGCAGCGCTTGCGTACGGGCCTTTCCGAAATTGGAAAAATTGCAGGAGAAGTATAAAGATAGGTTGCAGGTGATTACGGTCACATCGCAAAGCCCGGAGGAGGATGTGCTTGGGTATTTGAAAAAACTTTCCATTACAAAAGATGTGAAACTGCCGATTGTGATCAGAGATGAAATGCTGCACAAGCAGTTCCCTTATGAATTCATTTCCCATGTAGTATGGATCGGTGCAGACAGGACGGTGAAAGCCATTACAGGAACAGAACATTTTACGGAAGAGAACGTACTGGAAATGCTGAACAAGGAAACGGTGGATTGGCCAGTAAAAATAGATATCATCGGCTTCGATCCTAATAAACCTTTTTTCGATTTTGCCAATGAAAATGTAAAGTCGCCCTCATTGAAATTGTTTTCAGCTTTCACTGGTCCGGTACCGGGAGTTGAGCCGCTTGCAAGGATTGCAAATGATTCAGTGAGCCAGGTAAAAGTGATCAATGCCTTCAATACGCCATTATTGGATCTGTGCAAGGCTTCGATCAAAGGAGAGATCACTGGTGATTGGGATATGAAGGAAGTGAAGTTTGAAGGGGCCGATCTTGCAAGGTATGATTACAGAAATACCAATGGCAATAACTGGGTGGCGAAAGGTGTGTCTACGAATATTTTTACTTATACTGCTACAGTTCCGCTTTCTTACAATGAGGAACAAATCAGACAATATATCAGGAAGGACCTGAGCCGCTGGTTGGAAGCGGCGCTTGGAATAAGGGTTAGAAGGGATACGCTGCAGGTGCCAACCCTGGTGATAATTAAGAAAGATGAAACGAATCCATTTGTAGTACAGGAGAATGAGAACAGATTTGAAATCAGGGAAGCGGGTGAAAAGGGATATCAGTTTGTCAATTTCAGTCTGGCTGATCTGGTGAACCATTTCAATGCAACAGATGAAAAATATTATATGGCAGATGAGTCGGGAGTAAATGTGCATGCCCGGGCCACCATGGAATTGCCGGTAAGTGCTCATACAGATGTTGCTGATTTGAAGAAGGCGTTAGCCCGGTATGGACTGGATATAATAGAAACTACCCAAGCCAGGCTAATGTATGTGATTACTGAGGAGAAATAA